From Staphylococcus sp. M0911, a single genomic window includes:
- a CDS encoding YlbF/YmcA family competence regulator translates to MAVNLYDYANQLEQALRDSDEYKAIKDAYAKVKDNEESKKLFDEFRETQMNFQQKQMQGEEIPEEDLQKAQEQAQAIEKDENISSLMQAEQKMSQVFQEINQIIVKPLDEIYAD, encoded by the coding sequence ATGGCAGTAAATTTATATGATTATGCAAACCAATTAGAGCAAGCATTAAGAGATAGTGATGAATACAAAGCTATTAAAGATGCTTATGCTAAAGTAAAAGATAACGAAGAATCAAAAAAATTATTTGATGAATTCCGTGAAACTCAAATGAATTTCCAACAAAAACAAATGCAAGGTGAAGAAATTCCTGAGGAAGACTTACAAAAAGCTCAAGAACAAGCTCAAGCAATTGAAAAAGATGAAAACATCTCTTCATTAATGCAAGCTGAACAAAAAATGAGTCAAGTATTCCAAGAAATCAACCAAATCATCGTTAAACCATTAGATGAAATTTACGCTGACTAA
- a CDS encoding GAF domain-containing sensor histidine kinase codes for MEKPTRIALLKEIAEFLNEETEIYSMMQGAIQSLIEGSDFTTGWIFFIDDFGHHELVSSVNLPGALSKNQCHYMTDGSCWCVRAYQNEKLTKASNIINCSRINLANRAHYEETDDITHHATVPLRSGEEQFGLLNVATPNKSHYSQEDLALLESVAFQIGSAIKRIMLTDKEKENARINERNRLARDLHDSVNQMLFSLKLTAHAAYGISNEEMSKKAFKTIEETSQNAVNEMRALIWQLKPVGLEQGMLHALNHYSELLQLNLTVHVDGLIDVTNVIEENVYRMVQECLNNVRKHAKTKEVTLTLKQTNEKLYVIVQDEGKGFDNTKQMSDTSNGLKHLQQRTDILKGRLRIDSKPLKGTRIEIEIPLN; via the coding sequence ATGGAAAAACCAACACGCATCGCTCTCCTTAAAGAAATTGCAGAATTTTTGAATGAAGAAACAGAAATATATAGTATGATGCAAGGTGCAATTCAATCTTTGATAGAAGGAAGTGACTTTACGACGGGTTGGATTTTCTTTATCGATGATTTTGGCCATCATGAATTAGTTTCCAGTGTGAACTTGCCAGGAGCACTATCTAAAAATCAATGTCACTATATGACTGATGGATCATGTTGGTGTGTACGTGCCTATCAAAATGAAAAACTGACGAAAGCGTCTAATATCATTAATTGCTCAAGAATTAATTTAGCCAATCGTGCGCATTATGAAGAAACAGACGATATTACGCACCATGCAACAGTGCCACTGAGATCTGGTGAAGAACAATTTGGTTTATTAAATGTTGCTACACCAAATAAAAGCCATTATAGTCAGGAAGATTTAGCACTATTAGAATCAGTGGCCTTTCAAATTGGTTCAGCTATCAAGCGTATAATGTTAACTGATAAAGAAAAAGAAAATGCTCGAATTAATGAAAGAAATCGGTTAGCTAGAGATTTACATGATTCGGTTAATCAAATGTTATTTTCATTAAAATTAACTGCACATGCTGCCTATGGTATTTCAAACGAAGAAATGTCAAAAAAAGCCTTTAAAACAATTGAGGAAACAAGTCAAAATGCGGTTAATGAAATGCGTGCACTCATTTGGCAATTAAAACCTGTTGGATTAGAGCAAGGAATGTTACACGCACTGAATCATTATAGTGAATTGTTACAGTTGAATTTAACTGTTCATGTGGATGGATTGATCGATGTTACCAATGTCATTGAAGAAAATGTTTATCGTATGGTTCAAGAATGTCTAAACAATGTAAGAAAGCATGCGAAAACAAAAGAAGTTACTTTAACTTTAAAACAGACAAATGAAAAACTTTATGTGATTGTTCAAGACGAGGGAAAAGGATTTGACAATACAAAGCAAATGTCTGATACATCGAATGGTTTAAAGCATTTACAACAACGTACAGATATTTTAAAAGGACGTCTACGTATCGATTCAAAGCCATTAAAAGGTACTCGTATTGAAATAGAAATACCATTGAACTAA
- a CDS encoding DNA repair exonuclease, which translates to MVKFIHCADLHLDSPFKSKSHLSPNIFEDVQKSAYESFQHIVDLALQKEVDFIIIAGDLFDKENRTLRAEVFLKEQFERLEKEQIFVYICHGNHDPLSTKISSNWPKNVSVFSNQVETYQAITKDGETIFIHGFSYQNDASYENKIDSFPSSQGQQGIHIGVLHGTYSKSSVKDRYTEFRLEDLNSKLYHYWALGHIHERQQLSDLPVINYAGNIQGRHFNEKGEKGCLLIQGDNLKLTTQFYPTQSIKFEEATIETSETTKQGLYEAIQAFKDKVREEGKAFYRLNVIINSESMMSPQDILQVEEMITDYEENEKDFVFIEDLNLKYKSNDESPLVNEFSNDLLNDRTVFDKAMSDLYLNPRASKYLDDYTTFDKTELVNHAEDLLKADMRGEQNDN; encoded by the coding sequence ATGGTTAAATTTATACATTGTGCGGATTTACATTTAGACAGTCCTTTTAAATCTAAAAGTCATTTGAGCCCCAATATATTTGAGGATGTTCAAAAAAGTGCGTATGAAAGTTTTCAACATATTGTTGATTTAGCATTACAAAAAGAAGTAGATTTTATCATCATTGCTGGTGATTTATTCGATAAAGAAAATCGAACATTACGAGCTGAGGTGTTTTTAAAAGAGCAATTCGAACGATTAGAAAAAGAACAAATTTTCGTTTACATTTGTCATGGTAATCATGATCCATTGTCAACAAAGATATCATCAAATTGGCCTAAAAATGTATCTGTATTTTCAAACCAAGTAGAAACTTATCAAGCGATTACTAAAGATGGAGAGACAATTTTTATACATGGATTTAGTTATCAAAATGATGCAAGTTATGAGAATAAGATTGATAGCTTTCCATCTAGTCAGGGACAACAAGGTATACATATCGGGGTGCTACATGGTACTTATAGTAAGTCATCTGTTAAAGATAGATATACTGAATTTAGACTAGAAGATTTAAATAGTAAATTGTACCATTATTGGGCGTTAGGTCACATACATGAAAGACAACAATTAAGTGACTTACCAGTTATTAATTATGCTGGTAATATTCAAGGTCGACATTTTAACGAAAAAGGTGAAAAAGGCTGTTTACTTATCCAAGGGGATAATTTAAAGCTCACTACACAATTCTATCCGACACAATCTATTAAATTTGAAGAAGCAACTATTGAAACTTCAGAAACAACTAAACAGGGCTTGTATGAAGCAATCCAAGCATTTAAAGATAAAGTACGAGAAGAAGGAAAAGCATTTTACCGCTTAAATGTCATTATCAATAGTGAATCAATGATGTCACCTCAAGATATATTACAAGTCGAAGAAATGATTACGGACTATGAAGAAAATGAAAAAGATTTTGTATTTATAGAGGATTTAAATTTAAAATATAAATCGAATGACGAGTCTCCATTAGTAAATGAGTTTTCAAATGATTTATTAAATGATAGAACAGTCTTCGATAAAGCAATGTCGGATTTATATTTAAATCCACGTGCTTCTAAATATTTAGATGACTATACAACTTTTGATAAAACAGAGCTAGTCAATCATGCTGAAGATTTATTAAAGGCAGACATGAGAGGTGAACAAAATGATAATTAA
- a CDS encoding helix-turn-helix domain-containing protein, with product MDRQSFTDLIQTKFKMVRIEAGYTQDTMAQTIGLSKKTLVQIEKERVLPNWTTCVSICALFRDSDVLNSTFGCDPLEIVQTISRNHCAYPNHSTTSDIYWNTIETRSGYILQSNKVSNIYRVLNPEKQPIFGTSKMREAETYFNRNAKEELVHI from the coding sequence ATGGATAGACAGAGTTTTACAGATTTAATTCAAACAAAATTTAAAATGGTTCGTATAGAAGCAGGATATACACAAGATACAATGGCTCAAACAATTGGACTTTCTAAAAAAACATTAGTTCAAATTGAAAAAGAACGTGTATTACCAAATTGGACAACATGTGTTTCAATTTGTGCGTTATTTAGAGATTCAGATGTTTTGAATAGCACGTTTGGTTGTGATCCATTAGAAATCGTCCAAACAATATCTAGAAATCATTGTGCTTATCCAAATCACTCAACAACTAGTGATATTTATTGGAATACAATTGAAACTAGAAGCGGTTATATTTTACAAAGTAATAAAGTTAGCAATATTTACCGTGTATTAAATCCTGAAAAACAACCTATTTTCGGCACTTCTAAAATGAGAGAAGCAGAAACTTATTTCAATAGAAATGCTAAAGAAGAACTAGTTCATATTTAA
- a CDS encoding response regulator transcription factor codes for MNKIILVDDHHIVRQGLEFLLSTVEDIEVVQGFAEGKLFLEYLENNEQPDIVLLDLVMPDMNGIEITEYLKKHYPNIKILVLTSYVDDEHVISAIEKGADGYEMKDVEPQKLIETIHNVLNGKRIIHPDAKHVIDSMSSKPHFTNKLSKRETEVLKEMVKGKTNKEIANTLFVSEKTIKTHVSHIFSKLQVSDRTQAAIYAMENKLI; via the coding sequence ATGAATAAAATCATATTAGTCGATGATCATCATATTGTAAGACAAGGCTTAGAATTTTTATTATCTACTGTAGAAGATATAGAGGTTGTACAAGGGTTTGCTGAAGGTAAACTATTTTTAGAATACCTAGAAAACAATGAACAGCCGGATATTGTGTTATTAGATTTAGTTATGCCAGATATGAATGGTATTGAAATAACTGAGTATTTGAAAAAGCATTATCCTAACATTAAAATTTTAGTGTTAACAAGTTATGTTGATGATGAACATGTCATTTCTGCCATAGAAAAAGGTGCTGATGGCTATGAAATGAAAGACGTCGAACCACAGAAACTTATTGAAACGATTCATAATGTACTTAATGGGAAGCGAATCATTCATCCAGATGCAAAACATGTTATAGACTCTATGAGTTCTAAACCGCATTTTACAAATAAATTATCTAAAAGAGAAACAGAAGTACTTAAAGAAATGGTAAAAGGCAAAACAAACAAAGAAATTGCTAATACATTATTTGTATCCGAAAAAACAATTAAAACACATGTCAGTCATATCTTTAGTAAATTGCAAGTGAGCGATCGTACACAAGCTGCAATTTATGCTATGGAAAATAAACTGATTTAA
- a CDS encoding AAA family ATPase, which translates to MIIKSLEIYGYGQFVQRNIEFNQSFTEIFGENEAGKSTIQAFIHSILFGFPTKKSKEPRLEPRLGNQYGGKLTLQLDDGNVIEVERIKGSAQGDVKVYLEDGSVRDEEWLQKKLNYISKKTYQGIFSFDVLGLQDIHRNLDEKQLQDYLLEAGALGSTEFTSMRDTIGQKKDELYKKSGKNPIINQQVDQLKQLEAQIREEEAKLDTYHRLVDEKDKSSRRLDNIKQNLNQLSKMHEEKQKEVALHDQTQEWKQLEHALNVEPLHFPEKGIDRYEAANAQRQSLLKDISLREQQLAHIKQDNESLEPAKQSDIDAFNSLYQQENEIKQKEYELRSLEKEISDKQRDKESMQSNIGWNETHHDVDSSEAMKSHISDQIKNKQEQVAYIQQLERSIEDNKIEQNANSNELDHLENQLVPEETFEKKKEHKQQIVELNEKENLYEKLKETFEIEQERKNKRQKMLRMVFILLAIVGAALTVFAFLTQNMIFGIIFAVLTVVFVIGIFLVKSKEVDYSETITQEIDDLEKQLEVLENQYDLDFDLDEQQRTRDHWQHALKNKDVLDEKSNYMNNALSKAKQRFNDINHNIEVAKQELHLSPKISDSLIVESIGTMGQIKSNDQYIDELNSKRHQIVNDLEAFYNHAEAVTQSQFTYFNKMSFFHDVKQWLKNAEESNEKWHKNTEQSKLLNDELSQLRTHLEDNNQTINELFNHIGVATEEEYYQHHEKYQTYINQLTRFNDLTKYLENQNYSYDASSQLSDKTTAQLNEENQLLAHQVDQYNEQYLDMQAEVSDLNAQIAHMETDTTLTQLRHEYHSLKNRMNSIAKDWASLSYLQSLVDEHIKQIKDKRLPQVINEAILIFTNLTNGAYTNIYYSEEAIQVKHENGQMYQPVELSQSTKELLYVALRLSLIKVLKPYYPFPIIVDDAFVHFDKDRKERMLNYLRTLSTDHQVLYFTCTNDNIVPTKEMITLNKLEKGGK; encoded by the coding sequence ATGATAATTAAATCACTTGAGATATATGGCTATGGCCAATTTGTTCAGCGAAATATTGAGTTTAACCAATCATTTACAGAAATTTTTGGTGAAAATGAAGCTGGTAAATCAACGATTCAAGCTTTCATCCATTCTATATTGTTTGGCTTTCCAACTAAGAAGTCTAAAGAACCACGTTTAGAACCAAGATTAGGTAATCAATATGGTGGTAAATTAACGCTTCAATTAGACGATGGAAATGTCATTGAAGTAGAACGTATCAAAGGTAGCGCTCAAGGTGACGTTAAAGTATATCTAGAAGATGGTAGCGTTCGAGATGAAGAATGGTTACAAAAGAAATTGAATTATATATCTAAAAAGACATACCAAGGTATATTTTCTTTTGACGTCCTAGGCTTACAAGATATTCATCGTAATTTAGATGAAAAACAACTACAAGACTATTTACTTGAAGCGGGTGCTTTAGGGTCCACTGAATTTACAAGCATGAGAGATACGATTGGTCAGAAAAAGGACGAATTGTATAAAAAGTCAGGTAAAAATCCAATTATTAATCAACAAGTGGATCAGTTAAAACAATTAGAAGCACAAATACGTGAAGAAGAAGCGAAACTTGATACGTATCATAGATTAGTTGATGAAAAAGACAAATCTTCACGCCGTCTTGACAATATCAAACAGAACTTGAATCAACTCTCTAAAATGCATGAAGAAAAGCAAAAAGAAGTAGCATTACATGATCAAACACAAGAATGGAAACAATTAGAACATGCACTAAATGTTGAACCATTACATTTTCCTGAAAAGGGGATTGATCGTTATGAAGCTGCAAATGCGCAAAGACAATCCTTGCTCAAAGACATTAGTTTAAGAGAACAACAATTGGCTCATATCAAACAAGATAATGAATCTTTAGAACCTGCTAAACAGTCTGATATTGATGCCTTTAATAGTTTATATCAGCAAGAAAATGAAATTAAACAAAAAGAATATGAATTAAGATCTTTAGAAAAAGAAATTTCTGATAAACAACGTGATAAAGAAAGTATGCAATCTAATATTGGTTGGAATGAAACGCATCATGATGTTGATAGTTCAGAGGCAATGAAGAGTCATATTAGTGATCAAATTAAAAACAAGCAAGAGCAAGTCGCGTATATTCAACAATTAGAACGTAGTATTGAAGATAATAAAATTGAACAAAACGCAAATAGCAATGAATTAGATCACTTAGAAAATCAACTTGTTCCAGAAGAAACTTTTGAAAAGAAAAAAGAGCACAAACAACAAATTGTTGAATTAAATGAGAAAGAAAATCTCTATGAAAAATTAAAAGAAACATTTGAAATTGAACAAGAGCGAAAAAACAAACGCCAAAAAATGTTACGTATGGTATTTATTTTACTAGCAATAGTTGGCGCAGCGTTAACCGTTTTCGCATTTTTAACGCAAAACATGATTTTTGGTATTATATTTGCTGTATTAACTGTTGTGTTTGTAATCGGTATATTCCTAGTGAAATCTAAGGAAGTAGATTATAGCGAAACAATCACACAAGAAATTGACGATTTAGAAAAACAATTAGAAGTTTTAGAAAATCAATATGATTTAGACTTTGATTTAGATGAGCAACAACGTACACGTGATCATTGGCAACATGCTTTAAAAAATAAAGACGTTCTAGATGAAAAATCAAATTATATGAACAATGCATTATCTAAGGCAAAACAACGTTTCAATGATATTAATCATAATATTGAAGTTGCGAAACAAGAGTTACATCTTTCACCAAAAATATCAGATAGCCTTATTGTTGAAAGTATAGGTACAATGGGCCAAATCAAATCAAATGATCAGTATATTGATGAATTAAATTCTAAACGTCATCAAATAGTAAATGATTTAGAGGCATTTTATAATCATGCTGAAGCAGTGACACAATCACAATTTACTTACTTTAATAAAATGTCATTCTTCCACGATGTGAAACAATGGCTTAAAAATGCTGAAGAAAGTAATGAAAAGTGGCATAAAAATACTGAACAAAGTAAATTATTAAATGATGAGTTATCACAGCTACGAACACACTTAGAGGATAATAATCAAACGATTAACGAATTATTTAATCATATCGGTGTGGCTACGGAAGAAGAATATTATCAACATCATGAAAAATATCAAACATATATAAATCAATTGACGCGTTTCAATGATTTAACAAAATATCTTGAAAATCAAAATTACTCATATGATGCTAGTTCACAATTAAGTGATAAAACAACAGCACAGTTAAACGAGGAAAATCAATTACTTGCACACCAAGTTGACCAATATAATGAACAATATTTGGATATGCAAGCTGAAGTGAGTGATCTTAATGCTCAAATTGCGCATATGGAAACAGATACGACATTAACACAATTACGTCATGAATATCATAGCTTGAAGAATAGAATGAATAGCATAGCTAAAGATTGGGCAAGTTTAAGTTACTTACAAAGTTTAGTAGATGAACATATAAAACAAATTAAAGATAAACGTTTACCACAGGTGATTAATGAAGCTATTCTTATTTTCACAAATCTTACTAACGGTGCTTATACTAATATTTATTATTCAGAAGAAGCTATTCAAGTTAAACATGAAAATGGTCAAATGTACCAACCTGTAGAGTTAAGTCAATCTACGAAAGAGTTGTTATATGTTGCACTTAGATTGAGTTTGATTAAAGTATTAAAACCATATTATCCATTCCCAATTATTGTGGATGATGCGTTTGTACACTTTGATAAAGATCGTAAAGAAAGAATGTTAAATTACTTAAGAACATTATCAACGGATCATCAAGTACTATACTTTACGTGTACTAATGATAATATTGTTCCAACTAAAGAAATGATTACATTAAATAAATTAGAGAAAGGCGGGAAATAA
- the fumC gene encoding class II fumarate hydratase has protein sequence MSVRIEHDTFGEIEVPADKYWGAQTERSKRNFPVGKEKMPIEVVYGFAQLKRGAALANNELGKLSDAKKDAIVYACDKILNGELDEHFPLVVWQTGSGTQSNMNVNEVVSYVANEYLKEHQSDESIHPNDDVNKSQSSNDTFPTAMHVALYHEVETKLEPALKHLRQTFKQKEDEFESIIKIGRTHLQDATPIKLGQEISGWRYMLDRCETLLNESKKHILNLAIGGTAVGTGINAHPEFGDKVAKFISENTGYAFVSSENKFHALTAHDEVVQLHGTLKALAGDLMKIANDVRWLASGPRAGLAEISIPENEPGSSIMPGKVNPTQCEMLTMVAVQVMGNDTAVGIASSQGNFELNVFKPVILHNTLQSIYLLADGMETFNNNCAVGIEPIEENIDNYLNQSLMLVTALNPHIGYEKAAQIAKKAHKEGLTLKESAIQSGYVTEEQFEEWIKPEDMVDPH, from the coding sequence ATGTCAGTACGTATTGAACATGATACATTTGGAGAAATTGAAGTACCTGCAGATAAATATTGGGGTGCTCAAACAGAAAGAAGTAAACGAAACTTCCCAGTAGGTAAAGAGAAAATGCCTATTGAAGTTGTATACGGATTTGCTCAACTTAAAAGAGGTGCTGCATTAGCTAACAACGAGTTAGGGAAATTAAGTGATGCTAAAAAAGATGCTATCGTCTATGCTTGTGATAAAATTCTAAATGGTGAATTAGACGAACATTTCCCATTAGTTGTTTGGCAAACAGGAAGCGGTACACAAAGTAATATGAATGTGAATGAAGTAGTTAGTTATGTAGCTAATGAATATTTAAAAGAACATCAAAGTGATGAATCAATCCATCCGAATGATGATGTAAATAAATCTCAAAGCTCTAACGACACATTTCCAACAGCGATGCACGTTGCACTATATCACGAAGTTGAAACTAAATTAGAACCAGCGTTAAAACATTTACGCCAAACTTTCAAACAAAAAGAAGATGAATTTGAATCTATTATTAAAATTGGTCGTACACATTTACAAGATGCGACACCAATTAAATTAGGACAAGAAATTAGTGGTTGGCGTTATATGTTAGATAGATGTGAAACATTATTAAATGAATCTAAAAAGCATATACTAAACTTAGCAATTGGTGGTACTGCCGTAGGTACAGGAATCAATGCACATCCAGAGTTTGGAGACAAAGTTGCGAAATTTATCTCTGAAAACACAGGTTATGCATTTGTATCATCAGAAAACAAATTCCATGCATTAACGGCACATGATGAAGTTGTTCAATTGCATGGTACATTAAAAGCACTAGCTGGCGATTTAATGAAAATTGCTAATGATGTAAGATGGTTAGCTTCAGGTCCAAGAGCAGGTTTAGCTGAAATTTCAATTCCTGAAAATGAACCAGGTTCTTCAATTATGCCAGGTAAAGTTAATCCAACACAATGTGAAATGTTAACAATGGTAGCAGTACAAGTGATGGGTAATGACACTGCAGTAGGTATCGCAAGTTCACAAGGCAACTTTGAATTAAATGTATTTAAACCGGTCATTTTACACAATACATTACAATCAATTTACTTATTAGCAGATGGTATGGAAACATTTAATAATAACTGTGCCGTAGGTATTGAACCTATTGAGGAAAATATTGATAATTACTTAAATCAATCATTAATGTTAGTGACTGCTTTAAATCCACATATTGGATATGAAAAAGCAGCCCAAATAGCTAAAAAAGCACATAAAGAGGGCTTAACACTTAAAGAATCAGCTATTCAATCAGGTTATGTTACTGAAGAACAATTTGAAGAATGGATTAAACCAGAAGATATGGTAGACCCGCACTAG
- a CDS encoding DUF445 family protein, translating into MHALLIILFMMVVGAVIGGLTNVIAIKMLFHPFNPYYIFKIRVPFTPGLIPKRRDEIANKIGQVIEEHLLTEDLMRQKLNDGKAKSTINDIILKQIQQLKADDMTIHYIAEKVDFNIDYFIEHQLHEEVESMLMKYYRSHQQSTVKDVLPQELIELIEERLNEVGDLICERARVYLSSPKGTHDINDMLETFFNEKGKIVGLLQMFMTRESIADRIQQELIRLTNHPKAKSIIDQVINNEFETLKQKQLGELVSNEQFENIATTATSLMMTQFNLQDKIRKPINELAPQFIHYLENELSSKLTDIIINQVSNNLTTIMHKINLRQLVEDQINTFDLDYIEKIIIDIANKELKLIMSLGFILGGIIGIFQGIVAIFV; encoded by the coding sequence ATGCATGCTTTGTTAATCATCTTATTTATGATGGTGGTTGGTGCCGTTATTGGTGGGTTAACTAACGTCATAGCTATCAAAATGTTATTTCACCCGTTCAATCCATATTACATTTTTAAAATAAGAGTTCCATTCACACCAGGTTTAATTCCGAAAAGAAGAGATGAAATTGCAAATAAAATTGGTCAAGTTATTGAAGAACATTTGCTTACAGAAGATCTCATGAGACAAAAATTAAATGATGGAAAAGCTAAAAGTACGATAAACGATATTATTTTAAAACAGATACAACAACTGAAAGCAGATGATATGACTATTCACTATATTGCAGAAAAAGTTGATTTTAATATCGATTATTTTATAGAACATCAACTACACGAAGAAGTAGAATCAATGCTAATGAAATATTACAGGTCTCATCAACAATCTACAGTTAAAGATGTATTACCTCAGGAATTAATTGAGTTGATTGAAGAAAGACTGAATGAAGTTGGTGATTTAATTTGTGAACGTGCACGTGTTTATTTATCTTCACCAAAAGGTACGCACGACATCAACGATATGTTAGAAACATTCTTTAATGAAAAAGGTAAAATTGTAGGTCTATTACAAATGTTTATGACACGAGAGAGTATTGCTGATCGAATACAACAAGAATTAATTCGCTTAACAAATCATCCGAAAGCCAAATCAATTATTGATCAAGTGATCAATAATGAATTTGAAACATTAAAACAAAAGCAACTAGGTGAATTAGTATCAAATGAACAGTTTGAAAATATTGCTACAACTGCAACATCATTAATGATGACGCAATTTAATTTACAAGATAAAATAAGAAAACCTATTAATGAATTGGCACCTCAGTTTATTCATTATTTAGAAAACGAGTTGTCTAGCAAACTGACAGATATCATTATTAATCAAGTATCAAACAATTTAACAACTATTATGCATAAAATTAATTTAAGACAACTTGTTGAAGATCAAATCAACACATTTGATTTAGACTATATAGAAAAAATTATTATCGATATTGCTAATAAAGAATTAAAATTAATTATGTCATTAGGTTTTATACTTGGTGGTATTATAGGAATTTTCCAAGGTATAGTCGCAATCTTTGTCTAA
- a CDS encoding RluA family pseudouridine synthase, whose product MKFTIPENYDQYTLREIFQDLKLPKKDLHLLNMSKDITINKETSRLSDKVNSGDEVFIPTPEEKSNYLPSYRYAQVYYENDDFAIVLKPKGVKTHPNDLKESNTLMNHLIYTIDSDYVETIHRLDQETVGLLIVAKNPLMKKILDRMLEENDITRIYKAHVKALLPIKPQTIDKPIGKDKFHPNKKRISNTGQRAITHILSSNMIKENVCELEIKLDTGRTHQIRVHLAEIGHPVIGDPLYGDSTLRQLELHSYKIELEHPLTKEWISVSLDDDIS is encoded by the coding sequence ATGAAATTTACAATACCTGAAAATTATGATCAATATACATTGAGAGAGATTTTCCAAGATTTAAAGTTACCTAAAAAAGACTTACATTTATTAAATATGTCTAAAGATATTACTATTAATAAAGAAACAAGTCGTTTATCTGATAAGGTCAATTCCGGTGATGAAGTATTTATACCTACACCAGAAGAAAAAAGTAATTACTTACCAAGTTATCGTTACGCACAAGTTTACTATGAAAACGATGATTTTGCGATTGTGCTAAAACCTAAAGGTGTCAAAACACATCCAAATGATTTAAAAGAAAGTAATACTTTAATGAATCATCTTATTTATACTATTGATAGTGATTATGTAGAAACTATACATCGATTAGACCAAGAAACAGTTGGTTTATTAATTGTGGCAAAAAATCCATTAATGAAAAAGATATTAGATAGAATGCTAGAAGAAAATGATATCACCCGCATCTATAAAGCACATGTTAAAGCCTTATTACCTATCAAACCCCAAACAATTGATAAACCCATTGGTAAAGATAAGTTTCATCCAAATAAGAAACGTATATCTAATACAGGTCAACGTGCGATCACACATATTTTATCTTCAAATATGATTAAAGAAAATGTATGCGAGTTAGAAATTAAATTAGATACTGGACGCACACACCAAATTCGTGTACATCTAGCAGAAATCGGACACCCTGTCATTGGAGATCCATTATACGGAGATTCAACATTAAGACAATTAGAATTACATAGTTATAAAATCGAATTAGAACACCCATTAACTAAAGAATGGATATCAGTTAGTTTAGATGATGATATTTCATAA